One segment of Bacteroides caecimuris DNA contains the following:
- the murI gene encoding glutamate racemase has product MKQHLSHTPGPIGIFDSGYGGLTILDKIREILPEYDYIYLGDNARAPYGTRSFEVVYEFTRQAVNKLFDMGCHLVILACNTASAKALRSIQMNDLPSIDPDRRVLGVIRPTVECVGEISKNQHIGVLATAGTIKSESYPLEIHKLFPEIQVSGTACPMWVPLVENNESQDEGADYFIRKYIDQLLSKDPQIDTVILGCTHFPILLPKIRQYIPEHISVIAQGEYVAESLKDYLKRHPEMDAKCTKNGNCQFYTTEAEEKFSESASTFLKQQISVKHITLE; this is encoded by the coding sequence ATGAAGCAACATCTATCCCATACGCCCGGACCGATCGGAATATTTGACTCCGGTTACGGAGGTCTGACTATTTTAGACAAGATAAGAGAAATATTACCGGAATATGATTATATCTATTTGGGAGATAATGCACGTGCTCCTTACGGGACACGTTCTTTTGAGGTCGTATACGAATTTACCCGGCAAGCGGTCAATAAACTATTTGACATGGGCTGCCACCTGGTTATATTAGCTTGCAATACAGCTTCTGCAAAAGCTTTGCGCAGTATCCAGATGAATGATTTACCAAGTATCGATCCGGATCGTCGTGTGCTCGGAGTCATCCGCCCTACCGTAGAGTGTGTCGGAGAGATAAGCAAAAACCAGCATATCGGTGTACTGGCAACAGCAGGAACCATCAAATCCGAATCGTATCCGTTGGAAATACACAAACTGTTTCCCGAAATCCAAGTCAGCGGCACAGCATGTCCGATGTGGGTACCACTAGTTGAAAACAATGAATCACAGGACGAAGGAGCAGATTATTTTATCCGGAAGTACATCGACCAATTGCTATCGAAGGATCCTCAAATAGATACTGTCATTCTCGGATGTACCCATTTCCCCATACTTCTCCCCAAAATCCGGCAATATATTCCGGAGCATATCAGTGTAATCGCACAAGGCGAATATGTTGCGGAAAGCCTGAAAGACTACCTGAAAAGACATCCTGAAATGGATGCAAAATGCACGAAGAATGGAAACTGTCAGTTTTACACGACCGAAGCGGAAGAAAAGTTCTCAGAATCGGCTTCTACTTTCCTGAAACAACAGATTAGTGTAAAACACATCACACTCGAATAA
- a CDS encoding OmpH family outer membrane protein — protein sequence MLKKIALVMLLALPMGVFAQNLKFGHINAQEIITVMPEFTKAQNDIQTLEKQLTAELQRTQEEFNKKYQEFQQAIAKDSLPPNIAERRQKELQDMMQRQDQFQQDAQQQMAKAQNDAMTPIYQKLDNAIKAVGAAEGVIYIFDLARTSIPYVNESQSINLTNKVKAHLGIK from the coding sequence ATGCTAAAAAAAATTGCACTTGTAATGTTGCTTGCACTCCCAATGGGTGTATTTGCACAGAACCTGAAATTCGGTCACATTAATGCACAGGAAATCATCACTGTGATGCCAGAATTCACCAAAGCTCAAAATGATATTCAGACTTTAGAAAAACAACTTACTGCTGAACTTCAGAGAACGCAGGAAGAATTCAACAAGAAATACCAAGAATTCCAACAAGCTATCGCTAAGGATTCTCTTCCTCCCAACATTGCTGAAAGAAGACAAAAAGAATTGCAAGATATGATGCAAAGACAAGATCAATTCCAGCAAGATGCTCAACAGCAAATGGCGAAAGCACAAAATGATGCCATGACTCCTATCTATCAGAAGTTGGACAATGCTATCAAAGCCGTAGGCGCTGCTGAAGGGGTAATCTACATCTTCGACCTGGCAAGAACTTCGATTCCATACGTAAACGAATCACAAAGTATCAACTTGACTAACAAGGTAAAAGCACATCTTGGTATCAAATAA
- a CDS encoding OmpH family outer membrane protein, with product MRKSVLLIMVLFAVSMAANAQKFALIDTEYIMKNIPAAQSANEQMQEATKKYQSEVEALAKEAQKMFQDYQAKSSTLSATQKTKTEDAIVAKEKAAAELKRNYFGPEGELAKMRDKLITPIQDDIYEAVKAISQQHGYDLIIDRASATGIIFANPRIDISDEILRKLGYSN from the coding sequence ATGAGAAAGTCTGTTCTATTAATCATGGTGCTGTTTGCTGTCAGCATGGCGGCAAATGCACAGAAGTTTGCACTGATCGATACGGAATATATCATGAAGAATATTCCGGCAGCTCAAAGCGCTAATGAGCAAATGCAAGAAGCTACGAAAAAATACCAGAGCGAAGTAGAAGCCCTAGCAAAAGAAGCACAGAAGATGTTTCAGGACTACCAGGCAAAATCTTCCACTCTTTCTGCCACACAAAAGACAAAGACAGAAGATGCAATCGTAGCTAAAGAAAAAGCGGCAGCCGAGTTGAAGCGTAACTACTTCGGTCCGGAAGGCGAATTAGCCAAGATGAGAGACAAGTTGATTACTCCGATTCAGGACGATATTTATGAAGCTGTGAAAGCTATATCACAACAACATGGATATGATTTGATAATCGACAGAGCCTCCGCTACAGGTATAATATTTGCAAATCCACGCATAGATATTAGTGATGAAATCCTAAGAAAATTAGGATATTCAAATTAA